In the Aneurinibacillus soli genome, one interval contains:
- a CDS encoding type II toxin-antitoxin system PemK/MazF family toxin, giving the protein MIVKRGDVYFADLSPVVGSEQGGVRPVLVIQNDIGNRFSPTVIVAAITAQIQKAKLPTHVEIDAKSYAFDRDSVILLEQIRTIDKQRLTDKITHLDEEMMDRVNDALQISLGLIDF; this is encoded by the coding sequence GTGATTGTGAAGCGTGGCGATGTATATTTTGCGGACTTATCCCCTGTCGTGGGCTCGGAACAGGGCGGTGTAAGACCGGTTTTAGTGATTCAAAATGATATTGGAAACCGTTTTAGTCCGACAGTTATCGTCGCAGCCATTACCGCACAGATACAGAAAGCCAAATTACCTACTCATGTGGAGATCGATGCGAAGTCGTATGCATTTGATCGCGATTCCGTCATCCTTCTAGAACAAATCCGCACGATCGATAAGCAGCGGCTAACAGACAAAATCACACATCTTGATGAAGAGATGATGGATCGGGTAAATGACGCTCTCCAGATTAGTTTAGGACTTATTGATTTTTAA
- the acpS gene encoding holo-ACP synthase: MIIGTGIDIVELPRIQKIIERQEHAFVQRVLTAREQKAMPEAPGRRIEYIAGRFAAKEAISKALGTGIGGVVSFYDMEIIPDANGRPIVHIAERVLREIAGTVECRCHISITHSREYAAAQAILEM; the protein is encoded by the coding sequence ATGATTATCGGGACAGGAATTGATATTGTAGAACTTCCACGCATTCAGAAGATTATAGAACGGCAGGAGCATGCATTTGTGCAGCGTGTGCTGACGGCACGAGAACAAAAAGCGATGCCAGAAGCGCCAGGGCGTCGCATTGAATATATTGCCGGGCGATTCGCAGCGAAGGAAGCGATTTCTAAAGCACTTGGCACAGGAATTGGCGGTGTTGTGTCCTTCTATGATATGGAGATTATACCGGATGCAAATGGTCGGCCAATCGTACACATCGCGGAACGAGTACTGCGGGAGATTGCCGGTACAGTTGAATGCCGGTGTCACATCTCGATTACACACAGCCGAGAGTACGCGGCTGCACAGGCGATTTTGGAGATGTAG
- the alr gene encoding alanine racemase produces the protein MDEQYFYRDVWAEIDLDAVGENMRTFREHLPAETKIMAVVKADGYGHGAFQVANKALREGAEWLAVALLDEALELRIKGIAAPILVLSSFPARGIALALAHDIAMTVYQVELLEEIIRQAEAARKKARVHIKLDTGMGRIGIREKKELSAFAALCQNEWIEVEGVFTHFATADEENQAYTMEQMRRYEELVACLETGGIHPTLLYTNNTAATMFYPHKSRHIIRLGISLYGQYPSPYMKTTGMKLRPVFQWKARLSHVKRVPVGTKVSYGATHITKNEAVIATIPVGYADGYNRLLSNRGEVLIHGQRARIVGRVCMDQFMVDVTGIEGVAVGDEAVLIGNQGSEEITVDEMADWLSTINYEVTCMVSRRVPRVYVEEGMRIATSNLLLSSFCQE, from the coding sequence ATGGATGAACAGTATTTTTACCGTGATGTATGGGCGGAAATTGATCTTGATGCAGTAGGGGAGAATATGCGAACGTTTCGGGAGCATCTCCCAGCTGAGACGAAAATCATGGCTGTTGTAAAAGCGGATGGATATGGACATGGTGCTTTTCAGGTAGCTAATAAAGCGCTACGTGAAGGAGCGGAATGGCTTGCGGTTGCGCTCCTTGATGAAGCGCTTGAGCTGCGCATAAAGGGAATTGCCGCGCCGATTTTGGTGCTTAGTTCCTTTCCGGCTCGGGGCATTGCGTTAGCACTTGCGCATGATATCGCCATGACTGTATACCAGGTAGAGCTGCTAGAAGAGATCATACGTCAGGCAGAAGCCGCACGGAAAAAAGCACGTGTTCATATTAAACTTGATACAGGCATGGGGCGGATCGGAATTCGTGAGAAAAAAGAGCTTTCTGCGTTTGCTGCACTTTGTCAAAATGAATGGATTGAAGTGGAAGGTGTATTTACGCACTTTGCCACAGCTGATGAAGAAAATCAGGCTTATACAATGGAACAGATGAGACGTTATGAAGAGTTGGTAGCCTGTCTGGAAACAGGAGGAATCCATCCCACATTGTTGTACACGAACAACACTGCAGCTACGATGTTCTATCCACATAAAAGCCGTCATATAATCCGTCTGGGCATTAGTTTATACGGACAGTACCCGTCTCCTTATATGAAAACAACGGGTATGAAGCTACGTCCGGTATTTCAGTGGAAAGCACGTCTCAGCCACGTTAAGCGTGTGCCTGTGGGGACGAAGGTTAGCTACGGTGCCACTCATATTACAAAGAACGAGGCCGTCATCGCGACCATTCCTGTCGGGTATGCGGATGGATACAACCGACTGCTGTCGAATCGTGGGGAAGTGCTAATTCACGGACAGCGGGCTCGGATTGTCGGCAGAGTATGCATGGATCAATTCATGGTCGATGTAACAGGAATCGAAGGCGTAGCAGTTGGTGATGAAGCTGTACTGATTGGGAACCAGGGGAGCGAAGAAATTACAGTTGATGAGATGGCTGACTGGCTCTCTACGATCAATTATGAGGTTACTTGCATGGTGAGTCGGCGTGTGCCACGGGTATATGTCGAAGAAGGAATGCGGATCGCTACGTCTAACCTGTTACTGTCTAGTTTTTGTCAAGAATAG
- the cmpA gene encoding cortex morphogenetic protein CmpA yields the protein MPQWLKRQLMKAFQTKNRRQILLLNDCWFLYQDKQGGRN from the coding sequence ATGCCCCAGTGGCTCAAACGCCAGCTGATGAAAGCCTTTCAGACGAAAAACCGGCGGCAGATTCTCCTGCTGAATGACTGCTGGTTTCTGTATCAAGATAAACAGGGGGGCCGAAACTAA
- the tsaE gene encoding tRNA (adenosine(37)-N6)-threonylcarbamoyltransferase complex ATPase subunit type 1 TsaE, which yields MAEQTTYTFITRSVGETQRLAETIGKMAEPGDVLTLSGDLGAGKTSFTQGLARGLGVPGVVNSPTFTIIKEYAGHLPLYHMDVYRMEDMGEDLGFDEYFYGDGMTVVEWPQMIAEQLPPERCDIVITRGDGEERTFVFTPYGSRYQIVCEAIANEHPSN from the coding sequence ATGGCAGAGCAAACAACGTATACGTTCATAACTCGTTCAGTCGGGGAGACGCAGCGGCTTGCGGAAACAATCGGCAAGATGGCAGAGCCGGGAGATGTGCTGACGCTGTCGGGCGATCTGGGTGCAGGGAAGACAAGTTTCACGCAGGGACTTGCACGCGGACTGGGTGTGCCGGGTGTGGTGAACAGCCCCACGTTTACGATTATTAAAGAATATGCCGGGCATCTCCCGCTCTATCATATGGATGTGTACCGTATGGAAGATATGGGAGAAGATCTTGGCTTTGATGAATATTTCTACGGGGATGGTATGACGGTGGTAGAATGGCCGCAGATGATTGCAGAGCAGCTTCCGCCGGAGCGGTGCGACATCGTGATTACACGCGGGGATGGAGAGGAACGTACCTTTGTGTTCACACCATATGGTTCCCGCTATCAAATAGTATGTGAGGCGATAGCAAATGAACATCCTAGCAATTGA
- a CDS encoding CopG family ribbon-helix-helix protein, which yields MVLSKMDTKRIMISLPDHLLQEVDGLVEKEKSNRSEFIRQAMRLYLKERKKRHIREMMQRGYMEMANINLHMASEAFEAEEEADSTLGRLVSGV from the coding sequence ATGGTCTTGTCGAAAATGGACACAAAGCGTATCATGATTAGCTTACCTGATCATCTTTTACAGGAAGTAGATGGTTTAGTGGAAAAAGAAAAATCGAATCGTAGCGAGTTTATCCGTCAAGCGATGAGACTGTATTTGAAAGAGCGTAAGAAGCGCCATATTCGCGAGATGATGCAGCGCGGATACATGGAGATGGCGAATATCAATCTGCATATGGCAAGTGAGGCTTTTGAGGCCGAAGAAGAAGCAGATTCAACCTTGGGACGTTTAGTGAGCGGGGTGTAG
- a CDS encoding SprT family protein, giving the protein MVDTELQRLVEEISFTYFKVPFRHRASFNSRLRTTGGRYVLRTHNLEFNPKHYETFGIEELKGIIKHELCHYHLHLAGRGYKHKDADFKQLLRQVGGSRYCQSLGLSVQKRREPRYALVCKACGMRYLRQRKMDVRKYVCGKCKGKLILEEVEGHKR; this is encoded by the coding sequence ATGGTAGACACTGAGCTGCAGCGGCTTGTCGAAGAGATTTCCTTTACCTATTTTAAAGTTCCGTTTCGGCACCGAGCTTCCTTTAATTCACGCCTACGGACAACGGGCGGACGGTATGTGTTGCGGACGCACAATCTTGAATTTAATCCGAAGCATTACGAAACGTTCGGTATAGAAGAGTTGAAGGGTATCATTAAGCATGAGTTGTGTCATTATCATCTTCATCTGGCCGGAAGAGGGTACAAGCATAAGGATGCGGACTTTAAGCAATTGCTCCGGCAGGTAGGAGGAAGCCGCTATTGCCAGTCGCTGGGGCTATCTGTGCAAAAAAGGCGTGAACCGCGCTATGCACTTGTCTGTAAAGCGTGCGGTATGCGGTATTTGCGGCAGCGGAAGATGGATGTACGCAAATATGTGTGTGGCAAGTGCAAAGGCAAGCTGATCCTGGAGGAAGTGGAGGGGCATAAAAGATGA
- a CDS encoding Tex family protein — translation MERKEMSRLIASELQLQVGQVERTVELLDEGATVPFIARYRKEMTGTLDENQIRDIQERVQYLRQLEERKEEVIRLIAEQDKLTDELEANIRSAVKLQQVEDLYRPYRQKRRTRATMAKEKGLEPLATFLLTARSGDVQKEAMRYMNSEKGVNSTEEALAGAKDIIAEQVADEPDVRSWVRDYTMKRGILVTAKKEDEPDGKNVYEMYYEYQEPVSRMAPHRILAVNRAEREGILRIKVDVDAAPVLERLERKQIRRGSIAADVLKEALEDSYKRLVAPAVEREVRNALTEKAEEQAIRIFAENLRQLLLQAPLRGRTVLALDPAYRTGCKVAVIDETGKLLEVTVVYPTPPQSKVAEAKKAVTALIERHNVAIIAIGNGTASRETEQFTADMLKEIKQDVSYIIVNEAGASVYSASKLAGEEFPKLDVAERSAISIGRRLQDPLAELVKIDPKSIGVGQYQHDVSQGKLTDSLQFVVESAVNYVGVDVNTASPSLLQYVSGVSKQVAKNIVARREESGKYQSRSQLKDVPRLGAKTYEQCIGFLRITDGDNSLDNTPIHPESYGAVHGLLSKLGLTADEIGSEDAREKLRGVAVESMAEGLGIGVPTLRDILASLLRPGRDPREELHKPLLKKDVLDIKDLQSGMELQGTVRNIVDFGAFVDIGLKNDGLVHISRMSRRFIKHPLDVVSVGDIVTVWVQDVDRNRGRVGLTMLAPE, via the coding sequence ATGGAACGCAAAGAAATGAGTCGATTAATCGCGTCAGAGTTGCAACTGCAGGTCGGACAGGTAGAGAGAACAGTAGAGCTGTTGGATGAAGGGGCTACCGTACCGTTTATTGCCCGCTATCGTAAAGAAATGACAGGAACGCTGGATGAGAATCAAATTCGTGATATTCAAGAGCGCGTGCAGTATCTCCGTCAGCTTGAAGAGCGAAAAGAAGAAGTGATTCGACTGATTGCAGAGCAGGATAAACTAACAGATGAACTTGAGGCCAACATCCGTTCCGCTGTCAAACTTCAGCAGGTAGAAGATTTGTACCGTCCGTATCGCCAGAAGCGGCGTACACGTGCCACGATGGCTAAAGAAAAAGGACTTGAACCGTTGGCGACTTTCCTGCTTACCGCACGTTCAGGAGATGTACAGAAAGAAGCTATGCGCTATATGAATAGCGAAAAAGGTGTGAATAGCACCGAAGAAGCGCTGGCAGGTGCAAAAGATATTATCGCGGAGCAAGTAGCAGATGAGCCGGATGTGCGCAGTTGGGTACGTGATTATACAATGAAGCGCGGCATTCTCGTTACGGCGAAGAAAGAAGACGAGCCGGACGGCAAGAATGTATATGAGATGTATTATGAATACCAGGAGCCAGTCAGTCGGATGGCACCGCACCGCATACTCGCAGTTAACCGCGCCGAGCGGGAAGGCATCCTTCGCATTAAGGTAGACGTAGATGCAGCGCCGGTGCTTGAGAGGCTTGAGCGCAAGCAGATTCGCCGGGGGAGTATTGCAGCAGATGTACTCAAGGAAGCATTAGAAGACAGCTACAAGCGTCTGGTTGCTCCAGCAGTAGAGCGGGAAGTACGGAATGCGCTTACCGAAAAAGCGGAAGAGCAGGCAATTCGTATTTTTGCCGAGAACTTGCGCCAATTGCTTCTTCAGGCTCCATTGCGTGGTCGAACCGTACTTGCACTGGACCCGGCATACCGGACAGGCTGTAAGGTAGCCGTGATTGATGAGACAGGCAAGCTACTCGAAGTAACGGTGGTATATCCAACTCCACCGCAAAGTAAAGTTGCGGAAGCAAAAAAAGCGGTAACCGCACTGATCGAGCGGCACAATGTCGCCATTATTGCAATTGGGAATGGAACGGCATCACGGGAAACAGAGCAGTTCACTGCGGATATGCTGAAAGAGATCAAACAGGATGTTTCTTATATTATTGTGAATGAAGCAGGGGCTAGTGTGTATTCGGCATCTAAACTGGCGGGTGAAGAGTTTCCCAAGCTTGATGTGGCTGAGCGAAGTGCGATATCCATCGGACGTCGCCTGCAAGACCCGCTTGCCGAGCTTGTCAAAATCGATCCGAAATCAATCGGTGTCGGCCAGTACCAGCATGATGTATCACAAGGGAAATTGACGGACAGCCTGCAGTTTGTTGTCGAATCCGCTGTCAACTATGTTGGCGTAGATGTAAATACTGCATCGCCGTCGCTTTTGCAGTATGTATCAGGTGTATCGAAGCAGGTAGCCAAAAATATCGTAGCCCGCCGCGAAGAGAGTGGAAAATACCAATCTCGCAGCCAGCTAAAGGATGTGCCGCGTCTCGGCGCGAAAACGTATGAACAGTGCATTGGCTTTTTGCGTATCACGGATGGAGATAACTCGCTTGATAATACGCCGATCCACCCCGAGTCATACGGAGCAGTACACGGTTTACTCAGCAAGCTTGGACTTACTGCAGACGAAATCGGTAGTGAGGATGCACGAGAAAAGCTGCGGGGGGTAGCCGTGGAATCGATGGCAGAAGGGCTTGGCATCGGTGTGCCGACGTTGCGGGATATTCTCGCAAGTCTGCTGCGCCCGGGTCGTGACCCGCGTGAAGAGTTGCATAAGCCGCTGCTCAAAAAAGACGTGCTGGATATTAAAGACTTGCAGTCGGGTATGGAGTTGCAGGGAACGGTACGTAATATTGTAGACTTCGGGGCATTTGTAGACATCGGCTTGAAAAATGACGGGCTTGTACACATCTCGCGCATGAGCCGTCGTTTTATTAAACATCCGCTTGATGTCGTATCGGTCGGAGATATTGTAACGGTATGGGTGCAAGATGTGGATCGGAACAGAGGGCGTGTTGGCTTGACGATGCTTGCGCCAGAATAA
- a CDS encoding hydrolase/acyltransferase produces the protein MHYCILSNENRIEFISMPADYMYQLVALLRRLHKEIDKLTTADRPILPVVIGECTELELHNSEYAVVSGLDYLAALERRFAALNEENYPLISLLTEIRALHAQLEYLVEEGEYA, from the coding sequence ATGCATTACTGTATCCTATCCAATGAAAACCGGATTGAATTCATTTCAATGCCAGCTGATTATATGTACCAGCTTGTCGCCCTACTGCGCCGCCTGCACAAGGAAATCGATAAGCTTACGACAGCAGATCGTCCGATCCTGCCTGTTGTAATCGGAGAATGTACAGAACTTGAACTCCATAACAGTGAGTATGCGGTTGTGTCCGGACTCGATTATCTCGCTGCTCTTGAACGCCGCTTTGCTGCGCTCAATGAAGAAAACTATCCACTTATATCGCTTCTAACAGAGATTCGTGCCCTGCACGCACAGCTTGAATATCTCGTCGAAGAAGGCGAATACGCCTAG
- a CDS encoding NAD(P)H-hydrate dehydratase, with amino-acid sequence MYVVSAQQMRDMDRFTIKHIGIPSLVLMENAGAAVVREISRRWPEGMVVILAGPGNNGGDGLVIARHLANAGRDVRLWLAGDKAKRSQEFCQQLGILDACGYRYEHWRGHEEACMAELGQAAVIVDALLGIGAKGELREPYASIGQAVNVSKSPVVAVDIPTGINSDTGEVANRSVRADLTVTFACLKWGQVLYPGADYCGECVLADISIPERAALAVQACDVWLTESSIRQLLPPRPRFSHKGTYGRALILAGSREMTGAPVLAASAGLHTGCGLLTLAVPESVLPTVTARISEPVFWAIPEENGHFASDSVGRLRERLQSFDVVAIGPGIGTWPGGVRWLAGVINAINVPLILDADALNLLADDLSILAQKRSDIILTPHPGEMGRLCGCSTTEIEKNRPHYARMLAQRYGVYVVLKGAYTLLASPSGQLVVNPTGSAALAKGGSGDVLTGMIAGFIAQMRNTEAGMRLAVYLHGRAGEICGMRSMYASMASDVVQAIGPAIRTVSFAGEASRTDFPGN; translated from the coding sequence ATGTACGTGGTGAGCGCGCAGCAAATGCGTGACATGGATCGCTTCACCATTAAGCATATCGGCATTCCGAGCCTTGTATTGATGGAAAATGCCGGTGCGGCGGTTGTGCGGGAAATCAGCAGACGCTGGCCGGAAGGGATGGTTGTCATTCTGGCAGGACCGGGTAACAATGGCGGTGATGGGCTGGTTATTGCCCGGCATCTGGCTAATGCGGGACGTGATGTACGTCTCTGGCTGGCCGGGGATAAAGCAAAGCGGAGCCAGGAATTTTGCCAGCAGCTAGGTATACTGGACGCTTGCGGATATCGGTATGAGCACTGGCGGGGGCATGAAGAAGCGTGTATGGCAGAGCTGGGACAGGCCGCTGTTATTGTAGATGCGTTGCTCGGAATCGGGGCGAAAGGTGAGCTTCGAGAGCCGTATGCTAGTATCGGGCAGGCCGTGAATGTGTCAAAATCTCCTGTGGTAGCGGTTGATATCCCAACTGGCATTAACAGTGATACAGGGGAGGTTGCGAACAGATCTGTTCGCGCAGATCTGACGGTTACGTTTGCTTGTCTGAAATGGGGGCAGGTTCTGTATCCAGGTGCTGATTACTGCGGTGAATGTGTGCTAGCCGATATCTCAATTCCAGAACGGGCCGCATTGGCTGTACAGGCGTGTGATGTCTGGCTAACAGAGTCGAGCATAAGGCAGTTACTTCCGCCGCGCCCTCGTTTCTCACACAAAGGAACGTATGGCCGTGCTCTTATCCTAGCCGGATCACGGGAGATGACAGGTGCTCCGGTGCTAGCTGCATCTGCTGGCCTGCATACCGGGTGTGGATTGCTGACGCTAGCGGTTCCCGAATCTGTGCTCCCGACGGTAACAGCCCGTATTAGTGAACCGGTTTTTTGGGCGATACCGGAAGAGAACGGTCATTTTGCGTCTGACAGTGTGGGAAGATTGCGCGAACGGTTGCAGTCCTTTGATGTGGTCGCCATTGGGCCGGGGATTGGTACCTGGCCGGGTGGAGTTCGCTGGCTTGCGGGGGTAATCAATGCAATCAATGTACCGCTTATTCTCGATGCTGATGCTTTGAACCTGCTGGCGGATGATTTGTCGATTCTTGCTCAGAAGCGAAGTGACATCATTCTCACTCCACACCCAGGAGAGATGGGAAGATTGTGCGGTTGTTCGACAACAGAGATTGAGAAGAATCGTCCGCATTATGCCCGCATGCTAGCGCAGCGATACGGTGTGTATGTCGTCCTCAAAGGAGCCTACACGTTGCTTGCATCACCGTCTGGCCAGCTGGTGGTTAACCCGACTGGTAGCGCCGCGCTGGCTAAAGGTGGTAGTGGTGACGTGTTGACAGGGATGATAGCCGGATTCATTGCGCAGATGCGGAATACGGAAGCTGGAATGAGACTGGCTGTGTACTTGCATGGCCGGGCCGGGGAGATATGCGGAATGCGATCCATGTATGCTTCGATGGCGAGTGATGTCGTACAGGCAATTGGGCCTGCAATCCGTACGGTGTCGTTTGCTGGCGAAGCATCTCGTACAGATTTCCCAGGAAATTGA
- the thiL gene encoding thiamine-phosphate kinase, translating into MKRRDEFGLIRLLTGGQQTPDTLASRLVVGNGDDAAVMSGRTGYDWIACCDTMVEHVHFARRTMRPFDIGHKALAANISDIAAMGGIPLFYLVSLGLPASFEEAEIVEIYEGMSRLAATYHMALVGGDTVAIPGDGPLTITVTVLGEVETGRSLTRAAAKPGDRIFVTGPVGSSGAGLHALLACGIDELPERWQTIAEAHRLPMPQVTAGRVLGESGARIALNDVSDGLASEAWEIAEASRATLVLTEDTIPIADDVVAYAAATGLHAQEWTLYGGEDYQLIGCAPPDEQERLTRAFQDAGLSLHWIGYVTEGLEQVRIRRASGEEALLAKKGYNHFQ; encoded by the coding sequence ATGAAGCGGCGTGATGAATTTGGATTGATTCGTCTGCTGACAGGCGGACAGCAGACACCGGATACACTGGCATCCCGTCTTGTCGTCGGCAACGGGGATGATGCAGCAGTCATGAGCGGTCGCACGGGGTATGACTGGATTGCCTGCTGCGATACAATGGTCGAACACGTGCATTTTGCCAGGCGTACGATGCGTCCATTCGACATTGGGCATAAGGCGCTGGCAGCGAATATAAGCGATATTGCCGCAATGGGTGGCATTCCTTTGTTTTATCTCGTATCGCTCGGCCTGCCTGCTTCTTTTGAGGAAGCAGAGATTGTGGAGATATATGAAGGCATGTCCCGGCTGGCCGCCACATATCATATGGCACTCGTAGGCGGCGATACCGTTGCCATTCCAGGCGATGGTCCGCTTACGATTACGGTTACGGTGCTTGGGGAAGTGGAAACAGGACGTTCGCTCACACGGGCAGCAGCAAAGCCAGGAGATCGTATATTTGTTACCGGGCCTGTAGGGAGCTCGGGAGCAGGATTGCATGCCCTGCTTGCTTGCGGAATTGACGAACTGCCGGAACGGTGGCAAACGATCGCTGAAGCACACCGTCTACCGATGCCACAGGTGACGGCGGGGCGTGTGCTAGGGGAGAGTGGAGCACGGATCGCGTTGAATGATGTGAGCGATGGGTTGGCAAGTGAGGCGTGGGAGATCGCGGAAGCAAGCAGGGCGACGCTTGTTCTAACGGAAGACACGATCCCTATAGCTGATGATGTAGTGGCATATGCAGCTGCGACCGGGCTACATGCACAGGAGTGGACATTGTACGGCGGGGAAGATTATCAGCTGATCGGCTGTGCGCCCCCAGACGAACAGGAGCGATTAACTAGGGCATTCCAAGATGCGGGGCTTTCCTTGCATTGGATCGGATATGTAACAGAGGGATTAGAACAGGTACGGATACGCCGAGCGAGTGGAGAGGAAGCATTGCTTGCGAAAAAAGGGTATAATCATTTTCAGTAA
- a CDS encoding outer membrane lipoprotein-sorting protein has product MKRILSLVLIVCFLMLTLIGCGPKNSQDIVGDLSKQAEKMTGYKSKASLSLQTGKTPLEYDVEVWYKQPDLYRIALTSKQNNVTQLILRNEEGVFVLTPHLNKVFRFQSEWPKKNGQVYLYESLVQSIVSDTARKFHVEGEQYQFEVKAEYQNRSLTSQRIVLNKGLTPQKVEVMDSNMNPMVVVNYTSFEMDPKFDADAFDKERNMQAAVLDSAPAMANVTSRKESKSFGVIEPQYMPKGTELASVNQIKGEEGNQIVLRYSGKQPFMIVETRSKAAVASFASGEPIDLGYTTGILTGEEKKSLRWDHNGVEYLLSSGVMPKEEMVAVAKSMFDQVGK; this is encoded by the coding sequence ATGAAACGTATCCTATCACTGGTCCTTATCGTATGCTTTCTGATGCTTACTCTTATTGGATGTGGACCTAAAAACTCACAGGACATTGTCGGTGATCTTTCCAAACAGGCAGAGAAGATGACAGGATATAAATCAAAAGCTTCCCTGTCATTGCAAACGGGAAAAACGCCACTCGAATATGATGTAGAAGTATGGTATAAACAGCCGGATTTATATCGAATTGCCTTAACATCGAAGCAAAATAACGTGACCCAGCTTATTCTACGCAATGAGGAAGGTGTGTTTGTACTTACGCCGCACTTGAATAAGGTGTTCCGCTTCCAGAGCGAATGGCCGAAGAAGAACGGACAGGTATATTTGTATGAATCGCTTGTGCAGAGTATCGTTTCCGATACGGCGCGCAAATTCCACGTGGAAGGTGAGCAGTATCAATTCGAAGTGAAGGCGGAGTATCAAAATCGCTCGCTTACCTCACAGCGGATTGTGCTGAACAAAGGGCTTACGCCGCAGAAGGTGGAAGTAATGGATTCCAATATGAACCCAATGGTTGTGGTGAACTATACATCGTTTGAGATGGACCCAAAATTTGATGCGGACGCATTTGATAAAGAACGCAATATGCAGGCAGCTGTGCTCGACTCCGCCCCGGCAATGGCAAACGTGACAAGTAGAAAAGAAAGTAAAAGCTTTGGGGTTATTGAGCCGCAATATATGCCTAAGGGAACAGAACTTGCGAGTGTGAACCAGATTAAAGGAGAAGAAGGCAATCAGATTGTACTGCGCTACAGCGGCAAGCAGCCATTTATGATTGTAGAGACAAGATCAAAAGCAGCAGTTGCTAGTTTCGCAAGTGGGGAGCCTATTGATCTTGGCTATACAACTGGCATTTTGACCGGAGAGGAGAAAAAATCACTCCGTTGGGACCATAATGGTGTGGAATATCTGTTATCATCCGGTGTGATGCCTAAAGAAGAAATGGTTGCTGTTGCGAAGTCGATGTTTGATCAAGTAGGGAAATAA